A stretch of DNA from Gymnodinialimonas sp. 57CJ19:
GCCCCTCAATCGCGGCGGCTCGGGCGGCGTCAGGGTCTTTCAGGTCAGCGACGATGACGTCGCAGCCGATCTCTTCTGCCAGACTATCGAGGCTTTCCCGTGTCCGAGAGATCGCCACGATATGCGCACCGCGCGCCGCAAGGTAGCGTGCGGTATCGCGACCGATCCCTTTGCCAGCGCCGGTAATCATCACCGATTTGTCTTGAAAGTTCATTTTCGCACCCCTGTGGCCAAGCCGTTGATCTCGTCCGCGTCCATCGTGATCTGAATTTTCACCTCGCCCGCCGGTTCCTGTGCCGCATAGTCAAAAGCGGCAACAGAGTCGGCGAAATCGAAAGTCCGCGTGATCAGCGGTTCGACGTCGATGGCACCAGAGGCGATCATGGCGACGCAGCGGTCAAACACATGCGCATAGCGGAACACGTGCTCGACCCGCGCCTCCTTGATCTGCGCCGATGCAACGTCGTAGGCGATCGGCTCCAGGGGGATGCCGACGAATACGACCGTCCCGCCCGGTCGAAGGGGGTCAAAAACGCCCGCCGCCGCCGCCGCATTTCCCGAGCATTCATAGACAACATCGGCCCCCCATCCTTCTGTAGCCTCAAGAACTGCGGCCTTTAGGGAATCCCTGCGCACATTGACCGAAATGACCGGCCCCAATGTTGCCGCGAGCTTCAGTTTGTCATCATCCACGTCCGAGACCACCACCTGCGATGCGCCCGCGGCCACCGCAGCGAGCACGTTGAGCAAGCCGATCGGCCCTGCGCCCATCACCACGGCCACATGACC
This window harbors:
- a CDS encoding NAD(P)-dependent alcohol dehydrogenase — its product is MLMTPRENASDDTTALVLERKGKITLREFAIEEPLGPQDLRIRVHTVGICGSDVHYYTHGAIGPFVVNEPMILGHEVSGVVTEVGAEVENFNVGDRVCMEPGVPTPTNRATRMGMYNLDPDVQFWATPPVHGVLRRSVVHPAAFTFKLPETVSFAAGAMVEPLAVGVHAVAKAAAAPGHVAVVMGAGPIGLLNVLAAVAAGASQVVVSDVDDDKLKLAATLGPVISVNVRRDSLKAAVLEATEGWGADVVYECSGNAAAAAGVFDPLRPGGTVVFVGIPLEPIAYDVASAQIKEARVEHVFRYAHVFDRCVAMIASGAIDVEPLITRTFDFADSVAAFDYAAQEPAGEVKIQITMDADEINGLATGVRK